The following is a genomic window from Hymenobacter chitinivorans DSM 11115.
TGGGCCAGGGGCAGCAGGTAGAGCAGGGCCGTCACCTGGCGGGCGGGCAGCTGGCCTTCCAGGTTCCAGAAGCGGGCCAGCACCTCGTTGTACCACTCGGCCGACAAGTTGGTCATGTAGCGCCGCTCCTCCTGCTCGAGCAGCACCCGGAAGCGGTAAAACTCCTGCTCCAGCGGCAAAAAGAACCGGCGGGCGGCTTTTTCCTTACGGCGCTGGGTCTGGATTTCTTCCACCATAGGCTGCACGCCGGGGCGGGGCGTGGGGTCGGAGGGGTGGTGAAACAGCTCCTGGGGCAGGGCATCGTAAAGACCTTCCCGATGCACCTCGACGGTTGTTTTCGGGGAGCTCCAGCGGTTGGTCTGCTCCTCGGTGGTGGCGCCCAGGTCGCGGCGGTAGCGGCGGGCAAACAGGCTCAGGGGCCGGATAATAAAGTCGTCGAACTGGTAGCCGTGGGCCAGCAAATCGGCCAGCACCACTTCCAGCCGCAGGTCGATGGGGCGGCGCCGAAGCTGGGTAAACAGCTGCTGCAACGTGGAAACCGGCCGGGCCGCGGGAGCCGCGGGCCGTACCTCGGGCGAGACGAGTTCAGGGCTGGATTTTGGCATAGTATATTTTTTCTGACAACTTACACCCGATTATAGCTCGGGCAAGATATACACACAGCGGTTTGCGCCGGCTTGCTTCTGGTCCGAAAGAGTACCCAAACTATTACTGCTTGTTGAACTTGGGCCGGCGCTGGTCCGTAGTTCGGCAAATATTGCTGATATATGCTTACTCCCAATCCTCAGGCGCAGGCGCGTAGCGGCGTCTCGACGGCCTTGTCGAATGCCCGCTCCAGCGTGCAGCGCAACCCAACCATCATTAGTACGCTGCTCTACCTGCTGACAGTGGTAGCCATCTTCGCGGTGGTCGGGCTGGGCGCGGCCTACAGTCCGTGGTCCTACAAACTTACTTTTTTCTTGGTGCAGCTCGTGGCTCTGCTGCTGGGCTGGGCCCATGTGCGGGCCATGCCGCGCTGGCTGACCTGGTACGACCCCGAGGCCACCTGGCACGGCCCGCTGCTGACGCTGCTGACCTGGCTGGCGGCTAGTTTGGGCCTGGCTGCCTCGAGCTGGGTGCCCTGGTTTACGCCCGCCACCCCGTCCTTGGCCTTCGTGACGGCCGCCATTCCCGTGGCCGTGCCCTATTTTTTCCTGGCTTCCTACCAGGCCTGGCGGCAGATTCCGGTCAAGCAGTACAAGCTGTGGTATTACCAGCCCAGCGCCGCCGGCCCCGACCTCTCGCGCATGGATTTGAGCAACTTCATGGTGATTCACTTCTGGATGTCGCGGCGCTACGGGGAGTCGCTGTTTCACGATTTCTCGTCGAAGGCGCCCTACGAAATGCGCTTCAGTGACCTGTTTCACATCTTTCTGACCGATTATAACCTAATTAAGCCCGAGCAGGCCATTCAGTACCTGGACAACGACGGGCACTCCTACGGCTGGATTTTTTATGCCAAGCAGCCCTGGTGGAAGCCCCGCCGCTA
Proteins encoded in this region:
- a CDS encoding type VI secretion system baseplate subunit TssG, which codes for MPKSSPELVSPEVRPAAPAARPVSTLQQLFTQLRRRPIDLRLEVVLADLLAHGYQFDDFIIRPLSLFARRYRRDLGATTEEQTNRWSSPKTTVEVHREGLYDALPQELFHHPSDPTPRPGVQPMVEEIQTQRRKEKAARRFFLPLEQEFYRFRVLLEQEERRYMTNLSAEWYNEVLARFWNLEGQLPARQVTALLYLLPLAHRITGDLELTRRCFESVLETPVVLRTVAPLRFATPAPAAPAASSGGLSLGNLELGRQFVLGGLYQETLPALEISLPDLTTAALESFLSDTWQARALQLLCQYFIAFETDVVLRYEVAQEEPAFVLADADGEAPVLGYTTAGI
- a CDS encoding TssN family type VI secretion system protein encodes the protein MLTPNPQAQARSGVSTALSNARSSVQRNPTIISTLLYLLTVVAIFAVVGLGAAYSPWSYKLTFFLVQLVALLLGWAHVRAMPRWLTWYDPEATWHGPLLTLLTWLAASLGLAASSWVPWFTPATPSLAFVTAAIPVAVPYFFLASYQAWRQIPVKQYKLWYYQPSAAGPDLSRMDLSNFMVIHFWMSRRYGESLFHDFSSKAPYEMRFSDLFHIFLTDYNLIKPEQAIQYLDNDGHSYGWIFYAKQPWWKPRRYYDPDYTFRDNFIKQGNIIVAKRVAVQS